The window ACTCCACCAGACTGCTTAGGTTTAGGCATCGTTTTACCTAATCCTAATATCAAACTGCGATATTTTTTCTCGACTTGCTGAAATTGAGGAAATGTAGCGCGAAGGCTTAACTGGTCAATGTCTCCAGCATAAATACCTGACAACAATGGCTCTATTAAGTTTTCCACTACTTCATCACCTAAGCGGCGTCGGAAAAAGGATCCAAGTGATTGGTCACCTTCTACTTTTCCGCTTGGCAATACAAGGTCAGCCGCAGCTCTTACTTTTCCTAACGGGGAAAATAAACCAGTTGTGATAAATGGTGATAGCTTTGTAGGGATCCCCATTACAGCACCTTCTGGGATTGGATGAAGCTTGCCTTTTAGCAAAATGTAAGAAGTACCTGTTGCATTTTTAATCAACTTGTCTCCTAGTCCTACATCTCTGATTAGCTTGCTTGCGCTTTGTTTTCTCTCTAGAAATGAATCCGGTCCTCGTTCGATGGTATAACCATCTCTACTAAACGTTTGAATCTTTCCACCTAGTCGATTGCTCGACTCAATCAGTGTAATTTCAAACGGTAAATTTTTTTCTTTCATTTCTTTTTGTAAATAGAAAGCGGCGGCTAACCCAGTTATGCCGCCACCTACTATGGCGACTCTTTTTTTGTTTTCTAACATTTTTATCATCGCCTTTAACAAAGTTTTATTGATTGTGTTGCTTTAACTTTTCAAGAACAACGGTTGCCATTGCATCTATAAATAAGGAACCTGAGTTTGGCATTTCTGGACGATAGTACTTCGCACCAATTTCATCTGTTACAACTTTACACTCATAATCATTGTCGTATAACACTTCTAAATGGTCAGCAACAAAACCTACTGGTGTATAAACGAATGATGTGTAACCTTTTTCTTTATGAAGATCACGAGTAATATCTTGTACGTCTGGTCCTAACCACGGTTCTGGTGTGTTTCCTTCACTTTGCCATGCAATCACGTAGTTTTCAACGCCTGCACCTTTTGCAATTAGGTCAGCTGTTTCTTGTAGCTGAGCAGGATAAGGATCTCCTGCTTGAATAATTTTTTCTGGCAAGCTGTGTGCAGATACAATTAGTACTGCTTTTTCGCGTTCTTCGCTAGACATGCCATCAAACGTTTCTTTCACTTTTTCTACCCAAAATTGAATGAATTTTGGCTCATCGTACCAGCTTTCTACGGAGTAGATTGTTGGACCACCTAGTTTTTCTGCTTCTTCTTTTGCACGGCCATTGTAAGACTTCACGCTAAAAGTAGAGAAATGTGGTGCTAATACGATACTAACCGCTTCTTCTATTCCATCTTCGTGCATTTGTTTTACTGCATCTTCTACAAACGGATCAATGTGCTTTAATCCTAAATAAACTTTGAATTCAATATTATCTTGAATTTCGTTTAAGTGTGCACCTAATTTGTCAGCTTGCTCTTGCGTAATGTGAGCAAGTGGAGAAATACCACCAATTGCATCGTAACGCTCACGTAAATCTTGCAAGCTTTCTTCTGAAGGTTTTCTTCCGTGACGAATATGTGTGTAGTAAGGTTCTAAATCTTCTTCTTTGTAAGGCGTACCGTATGCCATTACTAATAGTCCCATTTTTTTCTTTGCCATGTTTTACACCTCGATTTGTTTTGTACGTCCTATATTAAACCGAAATTTCACGTTTCAATGCTAGTATTAATGTGTTGCTTTACTTTTAGAGTAGTCATGAATGAACTGTGTTAAACGTTTTAGTGTATCAGGATTTACTTCTGGGAATACACCGTGCCCTAAGTTAAATACGTATCCTGGTTGTTGCGTTCCTTGGTCGATGATTGACTTTGCATGTTGCTCAATAACTTCCCAAGAAGAAAGAAGGTATGATGGATCCATGTTACCTTGAACAGCTTTTGTAATACCGCGCTCGCGTGCTTCTTTAATAGACAATCTCCAGTCTAATCCAACTACATCTATAGGAAGGTCGTGCCATTCATTCGCTAAATGACTTGCTCCAACTCCATGCATAATCATAGGTACGCCCTCTTCGCGTAAAGAAGAGAAAATACGACTCATTACTGGCTTAATATAAAATTTGTAATCTTCTACATTCAACGTTCCAACCCACGAGTCAAAAATTTGAATAGCTTTCGCTCCAGCTTTAATTTGAGCTTTTAAATAAACAATTGTCATGTCTGCTAATTTATCCATTAATGCGAACCAAGCCTTTGGTTCTGTGTACATGAACGATTTTGTTTTATGATAGTTTCTAGAAGGTCCACCTTCAATCATGTAAGAAGCAAGTGTAAATGGTGCTCCTGCAAATCCGATTAATGGAACATTTAATTGTTCTTGTGTTAATAATTTTATCGTGTCTAATACATATGGAATATCTTCTTCAGGAGTGATTTCCCCTAATTTCTCTACATCTTGAACGGTTCTAATTGGGTTATCGATAACTGGTCCAATACCTGATTTAATTTCTACGTCTACACCAATCGCTGGTAGCGGTGTCATAATATCTTTGTAAAGGATGGCTGCGTCCACGTTATATTGTTCAACTGGTAAACGAGTAACATATGCACATAGTTCTGGTTGATGTGTAATTTCAAATAAACCATATTTTTGTTTAATTTCTCTATATTCTGGTTGGGAACGTCCCGCCTGTCTCATATACCATACAGGTACGTAATCCGTTTTTTCTCCACGACATGCTTTTAGAAATGTTTCATTAATTTGTCTTTTACTCACTTGAATAGTCCCCTTTCGGCCGCATTATGGCTCATCCATCGTTCAATATATCTCATAACAATATACCGATTTTTAACTTCTATGTATAGCAAACTGCGCCATTGTTCATAAAATAGACGATTTATTCGTTTTTTGGTAGTATTATTTTTACAGTAATTCCGCTATTTTCCACGCCTTTTATTAAAAAGGAACCACCGTGATTTTCAATAATCTTCATGGAAACCATCAGTCCTAATCCTGTTCCATTTTCTTTTGTCGTAAAAAAAGAGTGACCAACCTTATCTAAGATTTCTTGTGGAATACCTTTTCCATGGTCTTTTATTGTAATAAAGACATGTTCTTCTTTGTCTTCAAGTGACAGGTCGATAGTTCCTCCACCTTGAGTATCGCTCCCACACTATTTTTATGACATTAACGCATTGTAGGTAACACAACAGGGGAATGTGCTCCCTCTTGTTTTGTTTGTGTATTGTATGGGACTACATAAAACTTAGGTGGATTAAAAATATTAATACTATTTACAGTATAAGTATCTGCGCCTTCTACCTCGCCAAGAAACGTTTCCTCATTATCTTTTACAGAGTAAACTCTGTACACTATTCGTTCATCTCCTTCATGTTCCCACTTAAGATTGACATAAAATAATCGTAGTGGATGAAAAGAAATAGAAGCATGTAATGATTGAATTTCTGGCAATTGAATAGGACTTTCTAATTCTTTAACACCTGAGGGAATAGAAAATGCAACATTATCTAACTCTGCCTCTCTTAAAATGTCTTTAAGAAGTTCTGATGGGTAGCTTCCTCCACCGACTAAATATTCATTTTCTGTTGTCCGGTCATAGCCCATCCAAACAGTACCTATTACATTTTCATTAAATCCTACAAACCATGTATCACGGTTTGCTCGTGGAACTAGTGGGAAGTTAGTTGTCCCTGTTTTCCCTGCTAACTCTCCTCTTATTTCGCCAGCTCGTCCTGTTCCTGACGTAACGACACCTTCTAACATTCTTGTCATATACCATGCTGTTTGTTTGCTAAACACTGCTTTCTCCACTTTGCTTGATTGGGCAACAACGTTACCGGTTTGGTCTGTTATTTTTCTTATAAAGTATGGTTGGATGACTTTTCCATCATTACTAAAGCTTCGGTATGCTTTTGTTAAATCTAGCGGTGTAATCCCCTCTTCTAATCCACCTAATGCGATGGCAAGCCCATTATCAGGTAAACGGATACCCATTTTATTTAAGTAATCTTTGCCTTTATCAATGCCAATCTCGTTTAATGTCCAAACGGCTGGAGCATTTAAGGAATCTTTAATCGCATCATACATAGAAACAGTGTCTTGATATTCATTGTTGAAGTTTCTAGGCGTATAATCATTAGAGTACGTTAATAGCTCGTCCTTTAATAATGAGTAAGGTTCGAATAAACCCTCTTCCATAGCAGGGGCAAAAACTGCAAGTGGTTTAAAAGTCGATCCAGGTTGTCTTTTTACATTTACCCTATTTAATCCTCTTGCTACGTAATTTCTTCCACCAATTACTGCAAGGACACCACCAGCGTCTGGCTCCATTAATACAAAAGCACCTTCAACATTTTCAGTTGTGCCTGGAAAATATTTATCATCTTGAAAACGTTCGTATGCAATTCGTTGAACTTCACGTGCCATCGGAACTGTAATAGTATATCCACCTTTTAATAATTCTTCATGAGAAAAACCGTAACGACTTTGGGCTTCGTCTATTACCATATCAATATACGTTAAATATGGTTTTAAGTCGTTATCTTCTTTTACTGACAAAGCGATTGTTTTTCTTTGTAGTTTTACAGCCTCTTCTGCGGAAACGTACCCTTGTTGGTGCATGAGCGTAATAACTAGGTCTCGCCTGTTTTTAGCTGCATTTATATTATTAATAGGAGAAAAGCTATTTGGCGCTTTTGGTAGTGCTGCTAAAAGGGCACCTTGCTCTACAGCTAACTCTTCTACACTTACTCCAAAATAAAGATTGGCTGCTGAGTCAATTCCATATGCTCCATGACCAAAATATATTTGATTTAAATACATTTCTAGAATTTGATTTTTCGTGTATCTTCTTTCTAAATTGATCGCTATGACGGCTTCTTTCGTTTTTCTTAACCAAGACTTTTCGTTGGTTAGAAAAATATTTTTAGCTAGCTGTTGCGTAATCGTACTTCCACCTTCAACCTTACTTCTAGCAACAATGTCACGATAAAGCGCACGTAAAATTGCCCTACCATCTATTCCGCGATGTGTGTAAAATCGGTTATCTTCTACTGCCACAAATGCTTGTTGTACGTGTTGGGGTATTTGATCGATCGATACGATATTCCTGTTTTCTGTAAATATTTTTGTAATTAACTCTCCCTCTTCATCTACTAGAGAAGAGGCTGAGTCCATCACTAACTTTCTCTCATCTATTACATAATTTCCAGCATAGATTATAAGTAAGTAGCCTATTAAACTAATGGCTAATAAAGTAAAAGCAGAAGCTGGAATAAGTAATAACCATCTATATTTTTTAAAAGGTGAAAACCATTCTGGTAAGTTCCATTTTTTTGTCTTATTCCTTTTAGCAGTTGACCTCTCCATAACGTTCACCCCTTTTTCTTCGTATCATTTTTAATCATATAAATGAATCTATATCATAATTACGATTCGTTTAGTGAAAAAAGAATGTTTTACTAATATGCGGAGTTATTTATTCGTCTTTAAAGTTGTATTTAATAAAGTATTAATACATTATGACACGGACTCAAATAACTCAAATTTTTATAGTATCTTCCTTTCTAAGCAATGCTTTAAAAACAAATATTAGTTGAAGTTCACTACAGGTGCGAGACTCCTGCGGAAAGCCATTGTACCTGTAATGAACTTCAACGTTTCTAACTCTAATCTTCAATCAAAGAGTGTTTAAATTTGTACTTATTAGGTAATACGTATTATATATTAAAGTAGTTTCGACAAAATTAGAATATTTTTATTTTGCGACGTGAATGCATATAATAAACATAAGGAGTGATAAAAGTTGAATTTCTATATGACGTTCGGTACAGAAGATTTTTTACAAACATTAAAGTCACAAATTGACAATGGCGAACTTTTGCTGATGGCTGGAGAAGAAAATGCTGTTTTAATGCACGAGACAACTGAAAAATCTAGCTTTTCAGCTGGTAAAAAATTCGAGGTGCTAGACGGAGTAGGCAATTTCCAAAATGGACATTTTGCTGTGTTAAATAATATTCCAGTAACACAAGAAGGCCGTCCTGTTTTTGAATACCGATTCAGCCAGCGTGCTAGATTAATTGAAGAAGAACCTGGATTTGTAGCTATTCGAGTGTTACGTCCAACAGATGAATCTGATACATACGTAATCTTAACACTCTGGGAAGAAGAAGCTTCTTTCAAAAGATGGCAAGAATCAAAAGCATATGAAAATGCACATAAAAAACGTGGTACGGAAGAAGGCGTTGATAAACAGCAACAAATTTTCCCACGTCCTTCTTACGTTACAACCTACCGTGGTGTAACAGAAAGCGAATGATAGTATTCAAAAAAGATGCCATTACATCCTCAAAAAGGGATAATGGCATCTTTCTTTAATTCTTGCGTAAGATTCCGTGACGGTTTGCATAAATAGCCGCCTGTGTGCGGTCTGCTACACCAAGCTTGCTTAATATATTACTCACATGCGTTTTAACTGTTTTTACACCAATAAACAATGTGTCACTAATTTCTTGATTTGATAATCCATCTCCTAGACACATTAACACTTCCAATTCTCGTTCTGTTAAATCATCATGCAGTTGCTTCAAAGGTGTCCTAAATCTATTCATCATTTTACTTGCCACTTTCGGTTCAATTACTGGTTCATCATTTATTGCTTTATGTATTGCTTTTATAATATCTTCCGCTTGCGCAGTTTTTAATAAGTAACTAAATGCTCCAGCTTCAATGGCTGGGAATACTTTCTCATCATCATAAAAACTTGTAATAATAATAATTTTACAAGTTGGATGAAATTTCACTATTTCTCGTGTAGCATCAATACCTGTGCCATTTTCCATAAGTAAGTCCATCAACATGACATCTGGCTTTGTTTTTCGTGCAATCTCTATTGCTTCATTACCACTTGCCCCTTCACCAACAATTTCAATATGAGGTTCAGTCACTAAATAAGCTAATAAACCTTTTCTGACCATATCATGATCGTCCACAACAGCTACTCTAATATTACTACTCATTGTTTCTCCCCCTCTTTCGTACTGGAATATGTATTTCTATATGAGTTCCTTCGCCTTGCTTGCTTTTAATTTCAAATGTACCACCAATTTCTTCACAACGTTCTCTCATCGTCTGCAAACCATATGAAGCCAGTTTTTGTTGATTTAATTCAAAGCCGATACCATTGTCACTAATGAAAATATATACATAGTCATTTTTTTCATGAATTTCTATATCCACTTCTGATGCATCGGCATGTCTCAAAATGTTAGCTAGTGCTTCTTGAATAATTCTAAACAAATGATCTTCAGTTGCATTGGATAAGGTATTTAACGTCTCAATATTTCGGTGAAAAGTAATTGGTGTTTTTCTTTCTAACTCTTCAATTAATTGTTCAATTGCCCTACATAATGTTTCATTCGTCAAAGAGACAGGTCGTAAATGAAGTAATAGCGCCCTCATTTCCGCCTGTGCTTTGGCTGCTATGGAAGCAATGTCTTGAATTTGTCGCTTGGCAATCTCTGGTTTCGAGTCAAAAATACGAATAACTGCACTAGACATTATACTTAAGGCAAATAATTGTTGGCTGACGGAATCATGTAAATCTCTTGCTAAACGCTGTCTCTCTTCCATAGTTGCTGCTGAATGAGCTTTTTTAGCAAGAAGGTTTTTCTCTTCTGCTAATTTTTGTAATGAATGAACTTGATTTTGGATTTTTTGTGCTAGTTGGTTTATATCTTCTGTTAATCTTCCTAGTTCATCTTGCTCTCTAACTTGTATTGTTTCTGAAAATTTCCCTCTACTTAATGTTGCAATAAATGTAGATATATCCTCAAGTCTTTTTTTCACATAATAACTATCTTTATAACCTACATATATACTAGTTAAGAACCCTAAAATGAATATTTTTAATGTAATAAGGACAGTGAGACCTACTGTTAGTTGTAATCCTTCTGGATAGAACAACAATAATGCTTGTAAAGAAATAAACACTAGAAGTGATGCAATAAATGTAACAGTTAAGTGGGAACGAATTAACCAAAAACGCACACTTTGAATCCGGCGAAACAGTCCTTTTTTTTGCTTATACTCGGTCAATTCGAACATCCCCTACTTTTAATTCTAGAACAATATTTACTTTCCTTGTAGCTTCAGGGTAGTTTGGTGATTCATAAAACATTCTACTATTCATTCCAGTTGCACTTTCACCAAACATGGACAGCGCTCCTGTTTTCAACGTTGCATCTATTTTTATCGGAAGATCTTCTGGAATTAGCATCTTTATGTCTGCTACCATTCCTTTAATTTGAATCGTTGTTTCTTTATCAGGAATGTACGCTTTGGAGAAATCAAAATAATAATCGCCAATTATATTCCAAAGTTTCATCGGCTCAACCGACCAATTTTGTTTATTCATCTTTACTTCACCAACGGCAAAAACTTGCTTTTCTTTATTCGTTTTTTTACCTTTTTCTTCAGACTTTAATTCTTTTACTATTTTTGTCTCATTTGTATAATCATCTTTCACAATAGTAACTTTGAATGGCCTTCTTTTTAATAACAGGTTTATACCGATATATATGATTAGAAAAGGCCACAATTTCCAAATCATCATAAACTTAAAATCAATTAGAGCTAATCGGTCTAAACAAAGTAAGCCACCAAATAGTAGTAAAAACACACCGAAAAAGTAGTTATCACTCTTCTTAACTAGTACGTCTATTAAGAACTTTATTCCTAACAGCAAAATTAAAACGGG is drawn from Bacillus alkalisoli and contains these coding sequences:
- a CDS encoding response regulator transcription factor, whose amino-acid sequence is MSSNIRVAVVDDHDMVRKGLLAYLVTEPHIEIVGEGASGNEAIEIARKTKPDVMLMDLLMENGTGIDATREIVKFHPTCKIIIITSFYDDEKVFPAIEAGAFSYLLKTAQAEDIIKAIHKAINDEPVIEPKVASKMMNRFRTPLKQLHDDLTERELEVLMCLGDGLSNQEISDTLFIGVKTVKTHVSNILSKLGVADRTQAAIYANRHGILRKN
- the hemH gene encoding ferrochelatase, which codes for MAKKKMGLLVMAYGTPYKEEDLEPYYTHIRHGRKPSEESLQDLRERYDAIGGISPLAHITQEQADKLGAHLNEIQDNIEFKVYLGLKHIDPFVEDAVKQMHEDGIEEAVSIVLAPHFSTFSVKSYNGRAKEEAEKLGGPTIYSVESWYDEPKFIQFWVEKVKETFDGMSSEEREKAVLIVSAHSLPEKIIQAGDPYPAQLQETADLIAKGAGVENYVIAWQSEGNTPEPWLGPDVQDITRDLHKEKGYTSFVYTPVGFVADHLEVLYDNDYECKVVTDEIGAKYYRPEMPNSGSLFIDAMATVVLEKLKQHNQ
- a CDS encoding transglycosylase domain-containing protein, translated to MERSTAKRNKTKKWNLPEWFSPFKKYRWLLLIPASAFTLLAISLIGYLLIIYAGNYVIDERKLVMDSASSLVDEEGELITKIFTENRNIVSIDQIPQHVQQAFVAVEDNRFYTHRGIDGRAILRALYRDIVARSKVEGGSTITQQLAKNIFLTNEKSWLRKTKEAVIAINLERRYTKNQILEMYLNQIYFGHGAYGIDSAANLYFGVSVEELAVEQGALLAALPKAPNSFSPINNINAAKNRRDLVITLMHQQGYVSAEEAVKLQRKTIALSVKEDNDLKPYLTYIDMVIDEAQSRYGFSHEELLKGGYTITVPMAREVQRIAYERFQDDKYFPGTTENVEGAFVLMEPDAGGVLAVIGGRNYVARGLNRVNVKRQPGSTFKPLAVFAPAMEEGLFEPYSLLKDELLTYSNDYTPRNFNNEYQDTVSMYDAIKDSLNAPAVWTLNEIGIDKGKDYLNKMGIRLPDNGLAIALGGLEEGITPLDLTKAYRSFSNDGKVIQPYFIRKITDQTGNVVAQSSKVEKAVFSKQTAWYMTRMLEGVVTSGTGRAGEIRGELAGKTGTTNFPLVPRANRDTWFVGFNENVIGTVWMGYDRTTENEYLVGGGSYPSELLKDILREAELDNVAFSIPSGVKELESPIQLPEIQSLHASISFHPLRLFYVNLKWEHEGDERIVYRVYSVKDNEETFLGEVEGADTYTVNSINIFNPPKFYVVPYNTQTKQEGAHSPVVLPTMR
- the liaF gene encoding cell wall-active antibiotics response protein LiaF, translated to MKSFNQKLIAILLMFFGVMLLLVNLGVISLEIKQFFVNFYPVLILLLGIKFLIDVLVKKSDNYFFGVFLLLFGGLLCLDRLALIDFKFMMIWKLWPFLIIYIGINLLLKRRPFKVTIVKDDYTNETKIVKELKSEEKGKKTNKEKQVFAVGEVKMNKQNWSVEPMKLWNIIGDYYFDFSKAYIPDKETTIQIKGMVADIKMLIPEDLPIKIDATLKTGALSMFGESATGMNSRMFYESPNYPEATRKVNIVLELKVGDVRIDRV
- a CDS encoding sensor histidine kinase; this translates as MTEYKQKKGLFRRIQSVRFWLIRSHLTVTFIASLLVFISLQALLLFYPEGLQLTVGLTVLITLKIFILGFLTSIYVGYKDSYYVKKRLEDISTFIATLSRGKFSETIQVREQDELGRLTEDINQLAQKIQNQVHSLQKLAEEKNLLAKKAHSAATMEERQRLARDLHDSVSQQLFALSIMSSAVIRIFDSKPEIAKRQIQDIASIAAKAQAEMRALLLHLRPVSLTNETLCRAIEQLIEELERKTPITFHRNIETLNTLSNATEDHLFRIIQEALANILRHADASEVDIEIHEKNDYVYIFISDNGIGFELNQQKLASYGLQTMRERCEEIGGTFEIKSKQGEGTHIEIHIPVRKRGRNNE
- the hemE gene encoding uroporphyrinogen decarboxylase, coding for MSKRQINETFLKACRGEKTDYVPVWYMRQAGRSQPEYREIKQKYGLFEITHQPELCAYVTRLPVEQYNVDAAILYKDIMTPLPAIGVDVEIKSGIGPVIDNPIRTVQDVEKLGEITPEEDIPYVLDTIKLLTQEQLNVPLIGFAGAPFTLASYMIEGGPSRNYHKTKSFMYTEPKAWFALMDKLADMTIVYLKAQIKAGAKAIQIFDSWVGTLNVEDYKFYIKPVMSRIFSSLREEGVPMIMHGVGASHLANEWHDLPIDVVGLDWRLSIKEARERGITKAVQGNMDPSYLLSSWEVIEQHAKSIIDQGTQQPGYVFNLGHGVFPEVNPDTLKRLTQFIHDYSKSKATH
- a CDS encoding antibiotic biosynthesis monooxygenase family protein, whose translation is MNFYMTFGTEDFLQTLKSQIDNGELLLMAGEENAVLMHETTEKSSFSAGKKFEVLDGVGNFQNGHFAVLNNIPVTQEGRPVFEYRFSQRARLIEEEPGFVAIRVLRPTDESDTYVILTLWEEEASFKRWQESKAYENAHKKRGTEEGVDKQQQIFPRPSYVTTYRGVTESE